In Equus asinus isolate D_3611 breed Donkey unplaced genomic scaffold, EquAss-T2T_v2 contig_803, whole genome shotgun sequence, a single genomic region encodes these proteins:
- the LOC139044381 gene encoding centromere-associated protein E-like, with the protein MQKEDKIIKMQKELEMTNDIIAKLQSQVNESNKCLEKTKEMIQVLQDKVALGAKPYKEEIEELKTKLVKIDLEKMRNAKEFEKEITCTKATVEHQKEVIRLLRENLRRNQQAQDTSMISEHTDSQPSRKPLTCGGGSGIVQLTKAFILKSEYIWLEKEISKLKQQNEQLTKQRNELLSNNHHLSNEVKMWKERTLKREAHKEVTCENSPKSPKATGPASQERQHTPSQCKEQNLQDPVPKDSPKSWFFDGRSKSFPAPHPVRYFDNSSLGLRPEEQTAGAESVDPQPGPWHASSGQAVPECKTQ; encoded by the exons atgcaaaaggaagacaagattataaagatgcagaaagagcttgagatgactaatgatataatagcaaaacttcaatcacaagttaatgaatcaaataaatgccttgaaaaaacaaaagaaatgatccaagtacttcag gacaaagttgctttaggagctaagccctataaagaagaaattgaagagctcaaaacaaagctggtgaaaatagacctagagaagatgagaaatgccaaggagtttgaaaagga aattacttgtacaaaagccactgtagaacatcaaaaagaagttataaggctattgagagaaaatcttagacgaaatcagcaggcccaagatacttcaa tgatatcagaacatactgattctcagccttcaaggaaacccttaacctgtgggggtggcagcggcattgtacaactcacaaaagcttttattttgaaaagtgaatatatatggctagaaaaggaaatttctaagttaaagcagcaaaatgaacagttaacaaagcaaaggaatgaactgttaag caataatcatcatctttccaatgaggtcaaaatgtggaaggagagaactcttaaaagagaagctcacaaagaagtgacttgtgagaattctccaaagtctcctaaagcgaccggaccagcttctcaagagagacagcatacgccttctcaatgcaaggaacagaatttacaagatcctgtgccaaaggactcaccgaaatcttggttttttgatggccgatcaaagtctttcccagcacctcacccagttcgctattttgataactcaagtctaggcctccgcccag aagaacaaactgctggagcagagagtgtggatcctcagccaggcccttggcacgcctcctcaggacaagctgtgcccgagtgcaagactcagtaa